Proteins encoded in a region of the Oncorhynchus keta strain PuntledgeMale-10-30-2019 chromosome 3, Oket_V2, whole genome shotgun sequence genome:
- the LOC118364450 gene encoding ataxin-7-like protein 3 isoform X1, whose amino-acid sequence MKMDEISMSSLDNSKLEGVAQDILSDLVEDACLGLCFEVHRAVKQGYFFLEDTDQETMRDFEIVDQPGVDVFGQVYNQWKNKECVCPNCSRSIAASRFAPHLEKCLGMGRNSSRIANRRIVTGNNTNNKSESDQEDNDDVNDNDWSYGAEKKAKKRKSDKNPNSPRRSKSFKHKSVCLHRYDGPQTAYGQPGEPTHADERRGLPSVTDTQEDHSVHPGSFCFSLDRDRCVVDYC is encoded by the exons ATGAAAATGGATGAGATTTCGATGTCCAGCCTGGACAACAGCAAGCTGGAG GGCGTAGCTCAGGACATCCTTTCTGACCTGGTGGAGGATGCTTGTCTGGGCCTGTGCTTTGAGGTCCACCGGGCCGTCAAGCAGGGCTACTTTTTCCTGGAAGACACGGACCAAGAAACCATGAGGGACTTCG AAATTGTGGACCAGCCAGGAGTGGATGTGTTCGGGCAGGTGTACAACCAGTGGAAGAACAAGGAGTGTGTCTGTCCCAACTGCAGCCGGAGCATCGCTGCGTCACGCTTTGCCCCGCACTTGGAGAAATGCCTGGGCATGGGGCGCAACAGCAGCCGCATAGCCAACCGCAG AATAGTCACCGGCAACAACACTAACAATAAATCAGAGAGCGACCAGGAGGATAATGATGACGTCAATGATAACGACTGGTCCTACGGGGCGGAAAAGAAAG CGAAGAAGAGAAAATCAGATAAG AATCCAAACTCACCCAGGAGATCCAAATCATTTAAACATAAGAGTG TCTGTCTCCACAGGTATGATGGGCCCCAGACGGCGTATGGACAACCAGGAGAGCCCACGCATGCTGATGAAAGACGAGGCCTTCCctcagtgacagacacacaggaaGACCATTCAGTCCACCCTGGCTCCTTTTGTTTTTCATTGGACCGTGACAGATGTGTAGTAGACTATTGCTAA
- the LOC118364450 gene encoding ataxin-7-like protein 3 isoform X2, with protein MKMDEISMSSLDNSKLEGVAQDILSDLVEDACLGLCFEVHRAVKQGYFFLEDTDQETMRDFEIVDQPGVDVFGQVYNQWKNKECVCPNCSRSIAASRFAPHLEKCLGMGRNSSRIANRRIVTGNNTNNKSESDQEDNDDVNDNDWSYGAEKKAKKRKSDKNPNSPRRSKSFKHKSGMMGPRRRMDNQESPRMLMKDEAFPQ; from the exons ATGAAAATGGATGAGATTTCGATGTCCAGCCTGGACAACAGCAAGCTGGAG GGCGTAGCTCAGGACATCCTTTCTGACCTGGTGGAGGATGCTTGTCTGGGCCTGTGCTTTGAGGTCCACCGGGCCGTCAAGCAGGGCTACTTTTTCCTGGAAGACACGGACCAAGAAACCATGAGGGACTTCG AAATTGTGGACCAGCCAGGAGTGGATGTGTTCGGGCAGGTGTACAACCAGTGGAAGAACAAGGAGTGTGTCTGTCCCAACTGCAGCCGGAGCATCGCTGCGTCACGCTTTGCCCCGCACTTGGAGAAATGCCTGGGCATGGGGCGCAACAGCAGCCGCATAGCCAACCGCAG AATAGTCACCGGCAACAACACTAACAATAAATCAGAGAGCGACCAGGAGGATAATGATGACGTCAATGATAACGACTGGTCCTACGGGGCGGAAAAGAAAG CGAAGAAGAGAAAATCAGATAAG AATCCAAACTCACCCAGGAGATCCAAATCATTTAAACATAAGAGTG GTATGATGGGCCCCAGACGGCGTATGGACAACCAGGAGAGCCCACGCATGCTGATGAAAGACGAGGCCTTCCctcagtga